A stretch of Homo sapiens chromosome 12, GRCh38.p14 Primary Assembly DNA encodes these proteins:
- the LOC124902876 gene encoding uncharacterized protein LOC124902876 → MPPPPLLSLRRLGGGWSAVSAAGGRGGRGSLSGRPGRISRRRRRRPRWGRAAEAARASCCALSLGLLARSYCPKNGPAQVFLGGAPAREGRAGEGRGWGNLARESGPGLSLAFKGARCAFYGSNPPGRERAGRVAEPRKARVNGAPGLSSGAFRGARAADPLLERGALALLPQPVLTPAADKERITLQEKKVRRLNSSNRSNSKAF, encoded by the exons atgcctcctcctcctctgctctcGCTCAGGCGCCTCGGTGGCGGTTGGTCGGCGGTTAGCGCGGCTGGTGGTCGCGGCGGCCGGGGCTCGCTCTCGGGGAGGCCGGGGCGGATCTCGCGGCGCAGGCGGCGGCGGCCGAGGTGGGGTCGCGCGGCGGAGGCGGCTCGAGCTTCGTGCTGCGCGCTCTCTCTTGGGCTCCTCGCTCGATCTTACTGCCCCAAAAATGGCCCCGCACAAGTTTTTCTAGGCGGCGCACCGGCCCGGGAGGGAAGGGCGGGCgaggggagagggtggggaaACTTGGCTCGGGAGTCGGGCCCTGGACTCTCATTAGCATTTAAAGGCGCCCGGTGCGCTTTCTATGGCTCCAATCCGCCGGGACGCGAGCGCGCGGGTCGCGTTGCAGAACCAAGGAAAGCCAGGGTGAACGGGGCGCCCGGGTTGTCTTCTGGAGCGTTCCGAGGAGCCCGCGCTGCTGACCCTTTGTTGGAGCGGGGTGCATTGGCTCTCCTCCCTCAACCCGTCTTGACACCCGCAGCTGACAAGGAGAG AAttacattacaagaaaaaaaagtaaggagaTTGAACTCTTCAAACCGATCCAACagtaaagccttttaa